In Pygocentrus nattereri isolate fPygNat1 chromosome 26, fPygNat1.pri, whole genome shotgun sequence, one genomic interval encodes:
- the manbal gene encoding protein MANBAL, which translates to MSGDLDLSPPEVPEPTLFENLLRYGLFLGAIFQLVCILAIIIPTSKSHEQEETAEPSDTKGSEQSKKPKAAIQQMRQKPKKESKKKR; encoded by the exons ATGTCTGGAGACCTGGATCTCTCCCCTCCAGAGGTTCCCGAGCCCACCCTTTTCGAGAATCTCTTGCGCTATGGCCTTTTTCTTGGAGCTATTTTCCAGCTCGTCTGCATTTTAGCCATAATTATACCCACATCCAAGAGCCATGAACAG GAAGAGACTGCAGAGCCATCTGACACCAAAGGTTCTGAGCAGAGCAAAAAGCCAAAGGCAGCTATACAGCAGATGCGACAGAAACCAAAAAAGGAGAGCAAGAAGAAGCGATAA